One window of Diabrotica undecimpunctata isolate CICGRU chromosome 8, icDiaUnde3, whole genome shotgun sequence genomic DNA carries:
- the LOC140447529 gene encoding para-nitrobenzyl esterase-like, which yields MAHLKLLFFCVIIYFAKRGVTSPVSTTDDLIVTLSTGSKVRGHVLQSFEGNDFQAFESIPYAEPPTGKNRFQPPIPKTPWEGVFNATSNNKTCPQFGYGISEEDCLIVNVYRPVKSSNKELLPVFFWIYGGGFNSGLASIYDPKFLIDYDIIIVTINYRIGVLGFLTTIDDNIPGNLGLKDQVLALQWVHDNINTFGGDPKQVTVGGESAGSMSAAFLLQSKPARGLYSGIIQQSGSSLSGIFYPSNDREVAFEFGRQLNSSFNSSKSSDLLTVLQEAPLEELIELQTTFSYGVRPQGYANSLVWKPVIEEEFNENALITAPMHSAILNGQFNFVPILIGFNSEEGLLFVNVSSDEFKQRAIFYDENPKEIISASLNVAEEAREYVGSALKSLYTNSSFEEDAFSLIKYTSDEVFGRSIARQAETASRYVPVYMYELSWYNKSNTFPGVEHSADLYYMWGVNFNGNTHNESLRKPILKWWTNFIKYQNPTPVEDEDLQKIIWPEVKPGSVKYLNIDSTFEVKENPRQYNEIKSILDPFIREPLISY from the exons atGGCTCATCTAAAATTACtgtttttttgtgttattatATATTTTGCCAAAAGAGGG gTAACTTCACCTGTATCTACTACCGATGATTTAATAGTTACATTATCTACAGGAAGTAAAGTGCGAGGGCATGTCCTTCAAAGTTTTGAAGGGAATGACTTCCAGGCTTTTGAAAGTATACCTTATGCAGAACCTCCCACTGGCAAGAACAGGTTTCAG cctCCTATACCAAAAACACCATGGGAAGGAGTATTTAATGCAACTTCTAACAATAAAACTTGCCCTCAGTTTGGTTATGGTATATCTGAAGAGGACTGCCTTATTGTAAATGTGTATAGACCAGTG aaatctaGCAATAAAGAGTTATTACCTGTATTTTTCTGGATTTACGGAGGAGGTTTCAACAGTGGACTTGCTAGTATTTATGATCCCAAATTTTTAATTGATTATGATATTATAATTGTAACAATTAACTATAGGATAGGAGTTTTAG GATTCTTGACAACAATTGACGATAATATTCCTGGAAACTTGGGTCTTAAAGATCAAGTTCTTGCTCTTCAGTGGGTACACGATAACATTAATACTTTTGGAGGGGATCCCAAGCAAGTTACAGTGGGTGGTGAGAGCGCTGGAAGCATGTCTGCTGCATTCCTTTTGCAGAGCAAACCAGCTCGAG GTTTATACAGTGGAATCATCCAACAAAGTGGCTCCTCTTTAAGTGGAATTTTCTATCCATCAAATGATCGAGAAGTAGCATTTGAATTTGGAAGACAATTAAATAGTTCTTTTAATTCTAGTAAATCTAGTGATTTATTAACTGTTTTGCAAGAAGCACCCTTAGAAGAATTAATAGAGCTGCAGACTACG TTCTCTTATGGAGTTAGACCACAAGGATACGCGAATTCTCTTGTCTGGAAGCCGGTTATTGAGGAAGAGTTCAACGAAAACGCTTTAATTACTGCACCCATGCACAGCGCTATTCTCAATGGCCAATTCAACTTTGTTCCTATCCTTATAGGCTTTAACTCTGAAGAAGGTTTGCTGTTTGTTA ATGTTAGTAGTGATGAGTTTAAACAAAGAGCAATATTTTATGATGAAAACCCAAAGGAAATTATATCAGCATCTTTAAATGTAGCTGAAGAAGCAAGAGAATATGTTGGTAGCGCATTAAAGAGTCTCTACACCAACTCATCATTTGAAGAAGACGCATTTTCACTTATAAAA TATACCAGCGACGAAGTGTTTGGTCGTTCGATAGCACGTCAAGCTGAAACTGCATCTCGATATGTTCCTGTATATATGTATGAATTATCATGGTATAACAAGAGCAACACCTTCCCAG GTGTTGAACATTCAGCCGATTTATATTACATGTGGGGTGTAAATTTCAATGGAAATACACACAACGAATCTCTTCGCAAACCTATACTTAAATGGTGGACCAACTTCATAAAATATCA AAACCCTACTCCTGTGGAAGATGAAGATCTGCAAAAAATCATTTGGCCAGAAGTTAAACCTGGATCTGTGAAGTATTTGAATATTGATTCGACATTTGAAGTCAAAGAAAACCCTCGACAATATAATGAAATTAAATCAATTTTAGATCCTTTTATAAGGGAGCCCCTCATCTCATATTAA